GCGGGCCGTAAACGTTGCTGGGACGAACAATAGTCACATCCAGCCCGAAGCTTTTGTGGTAGGCGAACGCCATCCTGTCCGCCCCCGCTTTGGACGCGGCGTACGGGCTGTAAGGGCGAAGCTCCGCCTTCTCCGTCACGGGGGACTGCTCGGCGTGGCCGTATACCTCGCAGCTTGAGGCCATGATGAGCCGCGCGCCGGACTTTCGCACCGCCTCGAGGACGTTCACGGTGCCGTCCACGTTCACGGCAACGACGTCATGAGGGCCGTCGAGCGATTGGTCCACGTTGATGTGCGCCGCAAGGTGCGCCACCACCTCATGCTCTCGCGCGGTCTTCTCCACTACCTCGCGGTCCGTCACGCTACCCCAGACGATAGTGATGCCTTCCGGAAAGTGCTTGATGTTTTCCAGGGCCTGCCGGGAGAGAGTATTGAGCACCGTCACCTTGTGACCGGCGGCGTGCCAGCGCTCTGCCAGGTGGCTCCCCTGGAAGCCCGCGCCTCCGGTGATAAGAATTCGCATTACGTTCCCCTGACCTTCGATTTAGTTCCGGCGCCGGCGGCCACGCTCTTCTCGCCCGTGCCCCAGCTGGCGGTGATGGTATTGACTGCGGCCGCAAGCATGATTCTGATATCCAGCCACAGGCTGGCGCGCGTGAGGTACAGCATATCGTACCTCAGCCTGCGCTTCGGCCCGCAATGGCGTGGGAGGTAGAGCTGCGCGATCCCCGTGAGGCCGGGCGTCATCCTCAGCCTGTCCGGGAAGCGCGGCTCCACGCGTGTCTCGTCCTCGTGCATCTGCACGGGCAGCGCGCGCGGGCCGACGAAGCTCATCTCGCCCCTGGCAATATTGATCACCTGCGGGAGCTCATCCAGCGCCGTCCTGCGCAAAATGCCGCCTACCCGCGTGACGCGCGGGTCGCGGTCGCCGGTTACGAGGCCCATCTTGTCCGCGTTCACCTTCATGGTCCTGAACTTGATGGCCATGAAGTCCTTGCGCCCTTTTCCGGCCCTGGCCTGCCTGTAGAATACGGGGCCGCGGTCCTCCAGCCAGATGGCCAGCGGTATGACGGTCCATGCAATCAACCACACCGGCAGCAGG
The SAR202 cluster bacterium DNA segment above includes these coding regions:
- a CDS encoding NAD-dependent epimerase/dehydratase family protein, whose protein sequence is MRILITGGAGFQGSHLAERWHAAGHKVTVLNTLSRQALENIKHFPEGITIVWGSVTDREVVEKTAREHEVVAHLAAHINVDQSLDGPHDVVAVNVDGTVNVLEAVRKSGARLIMASSCEVYGHAEQSPVTEKAELRPYSPYAASKAGADRMAFAYHKSFGLDVTIVRPSNVYGPRQKSGRGGAVIPIFANLACAGKPLTVFGTGTQSREYINVMDLVEAWDIILQRKDLNGAVLNIGTGETPSIREIADHVAKRFGVQVINGPARPGEVPGFRLDGSMMKRLGFTPRIKFWDGLDDYLDLMAPK
- a CDS encoding sugar transferase, translating into MPLSRPRSMRYKRLYDLFVLLAAHLALLPVWLIAWTVIPLAIWLEDRGPVFYRQARAGKGRKDFMAIKFRTMKVNADKMGLVTGDRDPRVTRVGGILRRTALDELPQVINIARGEMSFVGPRALPVQMHEDETRVEPRFPDRLRMTPGLTGIAQLYLPRHCGPKRRLRYDMLYLTRASLWLDIRIMLAAAVNTITASWGTGEKSVAAGAGTKSKVRGT